The following are encoded in a window of Halorarum salinum genomic DNA:
- a CDS encoding molybdenum cofactor guanylyltransferase codes for MDEATVEGSGTTEGTEDSNGAERRYAVVIAGGRSTRFGDSDKAVAPLAGTPMIRRVADRLAGVTDRLVVNCRPDQREAIADALAGYPNPVRYAEDEEPDLGPMAGIRTGLRGVEAWGGPDALAFVAACDMPFLDPGLVSHLFDRAADRDAAVPRLDDEWFQTTHAVYRAGPMADACDAALAEGEGKIIAPLFELDHAVVEEDEALRYADESTFENLNTRKEFEAAAERFG; via the coding sequence ATGGATGAGGCGACGGTCGAGGGGTCCGGGACGACGGAAGGGACCGAGGACTCCAACGGAGCGGAACGCCGGTACGCCGTCGTGATCGCGGGCGGACGTTCGACCCGCTTCGGCGATAGCGACAAGGCCGTCGCCCCGCTGGCCGGGACGCCGATGATCCGCCGCGTCGCCGACCGCCTCGCCGGCGTGACGGACCGCCTGGTGGTGAACTGCCGGCCGGACCAGCGCGAGGCCATCGCCGACGCGCTCGCGGGCTACCCGAACCCGGTGCGGTACGCCGAGGACGAGGAACCCGACCTCGGGCCGATGGCCGGCATCCGGACCGGCCTCAGGGGGGTGGAGGCCTGGGGCGGGCCGGACGCGCTCGCGTTCGTCGCCGCCTGCGACATGCCGTTCCTCGACCCCGGCCTCGTCTCGCACCTGTTCGACCGCGCCGCCGACCGCGACGCGGCGGTGCCCCGCCTCGACGACGAGTGGTTCCAGACGACCCACGCGGTCTACCGCGCCGGCCCGATGGCCGACGCCTGCGACGCCGCGCTCGCCGAGGGGGAGGGGAAGATCATCGCGCCGCTGTTCGAACTCGACCACGCCGTCGTCGAGGAGGACGAGGCGCTCCGGTACGCGGACGAGTCCACCTTCGAGAACCTCAACACCCGGAAGGAGTTCGAGGCGGCGGCCGAGCGGTTCGGGTGA
- the yqeC gene encoding selenium cofactor biosynthesis protein YqeC — MTPTEALPADGLVAVVGAGGKKTTLYALARGADRAVVTATVRIPIFDEHVSRVVVTDDPGAALREAAPDDFPLGLVPERERSDRYHGYDRETVDDLAAGHDGPAFVKADGARMREFKAPSDREPQVPAGADAVIPVASVRAVGKPLSDEAVHRPERVSAITGLEPGDGITAEAVGEVLASPEGGLKGVPEGASAVPLVNKADDEALESVARDVAEAALAADGSGRIDRVVVARMGEGEVVDVVR; from the coding sequence ATGACCCCGACCGAGGCGCTCCCGGCCGACGGCCTCGTCGCGGTCGTCGGCGCCGGCGGCAAGAAGACCACGCTGTACGCGCTCGCGAGGGGCGCCGACCGGGCGGTCGTCACCGCCACGGTCCGCATCCCCATCTTCGACGAGCACGTCTCCCGGGTGGTCGTCACCGACGACCCGGGGGCCGCGCTCCGGGAAGCCGCGCCCGACGACTTCCCGCTCGGCCTCGTCCCCGAACGGGAGCGCTCGGACCGCTACCACGGGTACGACCGCGAGACGGTCGACGACCTCGCGGCGGGCCACGACGGCCCCGCGTTCGTGAAGGCCGACGGTGCCCGGATGCGCGAGTTCAAGGCGCCGAGCGACCGCGAGCCCCAGGTTCCGGCGGGGGCGGACGCCGTGATTCCGGTCGCCTCGGTCCGCGCGGTCGGGAAGCCCCTGTCGGACGAGGCGGTCCACCGACCCGAGCGCGTGAGCGCGATCACGGGGCTCGAACCGGGCGACGGGATCACCGCGGAGGCCGTGGGCGAAGTGCTCGCGTCGCCGGAGGGAGGACTGAAGGGCGTGCCGGAGGGCGCGTCCGCGGTTCCGCTGGTGAACAAGGCCGACGACGAGGCGCTCGAGTCGGTCGCTCGCGACGTCGCGGAGGCGGCGCTGGCGGCGGACGGGTCGGGGCGGATCGACCGGGTCGTCGTCGCGCGGATGGGCGAGGGCGAGGTCGTGGACGTGGTTCGCTAG
- a CDS encoding redoxin domain-containing protein has translation MLQTGDDAPAVTAPMATPDAASEAERGNYTSDDVAEFDLESALRDGPVALAFFPGVYSRTCTRELCGLRDWRADLADIDADVYGVSADTPWSLLAFVDEYDLGYPLVSGFNDPVIAEFGVEREDGPLAGIANRAVFVVDADRRITYTWSADEPLTFPDTDELADEIRAAR, from the coding sequence ATGCTCCAGACGGGAGACGACGCGCCAGCCGTCACCGCGCCCATGGCCACCCCGGACGCCGCGAGCGAGGCCGAACGGGGGAACTACACGAGCGACGACGTGGCGGAGTTCGACCTCGAATCGGCCCTCCGGGACGGCCCCGTAGCCCTCGCGTTCTTCCCCGGCGTCTACTCGCGGACCTGCACGCGCGAGCTGTGCGGGCTCCGGGACTGGCGGGCCGATCTCGCCGACATCGACGCCGACGTGTACGGCGTCAGCGCCGACACGCCGTGGTCGCTGCTCGCGTTCGTCGACGAGTACGACCTCGGCTACCCGCTCGTCTCCGGGTTCAACGACCCCGTGATCGCGGAGTTCGGCGTCGAGCGGGAGGACGGCCCGCTCGCCGGCATCGCGAACCGCGCCGTCTTCGTCGTCGACGCCGATCGCCGAATCACCTACACGTGGAGCGCGGACGAACCGCTGACGTTCCCCGACACCGACGAACTCGCCGACGAGATCCGGGCGGCGCGATGA
- a CDS encoding cation diffusion facilitator family transporter, which yields MTGHEHGGAIGTDRSVRKLGAVAAINLVGFVVELLGGLAFGSIALVGDALHMLFDALAYVVALGAALVTRRTTPSGRWTFGLHRVEPFAAFLNGVLLVPMVLYLVYESYRRYLSPVEVDATATMALAAGGLLVNLGSVYVLQGGEMSLNERGAYYHLLGDAGASVAVVVSMLVVRFTGLTVVDPLTAVLIAGLIVWTAVRLLRESGGIFLQESPVDPEAVRGAVAALDGVERVEDLHVWSLSSRIVVASVFVIDSTASIEERDALVSRIHEVVESELGAVHATVEVASERHEHALG from the coding sequence ATGACGGGGCACGAACACGGCGGGGCCATCGGGACCGACCGGAGCGTCCGCAAACTCGGCGCCGTCGCGGCGATCAACCTCGTCGGCTTCGTCGTCGAACTCCTCGGCGGCCTCGCGTTCGGGTCGATCGCGCTCGTCGGCGACGCCCTCCACATGCTGTTCGACGCGCTGGCGTACGTCGTCGCCCTCGGCGCGGCGCTCGTCACCCGGCGGACGACCCCGTCCGGCCGGTGGACGTTCGGCCTCCACCGGGTGGAACCGTTCGCCGCGTTCCTCAACGGCGTCCTCCTCGTGCCGATGGTCCTCTATCTCGTGTACGAGTCGTACCGGCGGTACCTGTCGCCGGTCGAGGTCGACGCCACCGCGACGATGGCGCTGGCGGCGGGCGGCCTCCTCGTCAACCTCGGGTCCGTCTACGTGCTACAGGGCGGCGAGATGAGCCTGAACGAGCGGGGCGCCTACTACCACCTCCTGGGGGACGCGGGCGCGTCGGTGGCGGTCGTCGTCTCGATGCTGGTCGTCCGGTTCACGGGGCTCACGGTCGTCGACCCGCTGACGGCCGTCCTCATCGCGGGGCTGATCGTCTGGACGGCGGTGAGACTCCTCCGGGAGAGCGGCGGCATCTTCCTGCAGGAGAGCCCCGTCGATCCGGAAGCGGTCCGCGGGGCCGTCGCCGCACTCGACGGCGTCGAGCGCGTCGAGGACCTCCACGTCTGGTCGCTCTCCAGTCGGATCGTCGTCGCGTCCGTCTTCGTGATCGACTCGACGGCGTCCATCGAGGAACGGGACGCGCTCGTGTCCCGGATCCACGAGGTGGTCGAGTCCGAACTCGGCGCCGTACACGCGACCGTCGAGGTGGCGAGCGAGCGCCACGAACACGCGCTGGGGTGA
- a CDS encoding aminotransferase class I/II-fold pyridoxal phosphate-dependent enzyme — MQIAPFELERWFAEYEHEADIMLAESGIRSLPADRFDLDPGDVGYVIPTNGDPDLRADVGDRYGRSADEVLFTCGTQEANFLAFLALLGSERGDEAVVVTPTYQALDGVPEAFGEVTRVGLEPPGWELDVDAVADAVTDDTAVVVLANPNNPTGRYHPEETVRELYDVAAEHDAYLLSDEVYRLLAEEPIPPAASFGEWGLSTASLTKAYGLAGTRFGWLVGDESVVEAAWEWKDYTTVSPSIFGQHVARQALGEAEDGILRENRELARKHHDIVVEWLDEHGLDWHDPVGVNGFVTVPDGFDGSREFCRTVVEEASVVLAPGDAFGHDGYFRIGFGLPTDELEDGLDRVGDVIAE, encoded by the coding sequence ATGCAGATCGCGCCCTTCGAACTCGAACGCTGGTTCGCGGAGTACGAGCACGAGGCCGACATCATGCTCGCGGAGTCGGGCATCCGTTCGCTCCCGGCCGACCGTTTCGACCTGGACCCCGGCGACGTCGGCTACGTCATCCCCACGAACGGCGACCCCGACCTCCGAGCCGACGTCGGCGACCGCTACGGCCGGAGCGCCGACGAGGTGCTTTTCACCTGCGGCACCCAGGAGGCGAACTTCCTCGCGTTCCTGGCGCTGCTGGGCTCGGAACGCGGCGACGAGGCGGTCGTCGTCACGCCGACCTACCAGGCGCTCGACGGCGTCCCCGAGGCGTTCGGCGAGGTGACCCGCGTCGGCCTCGAACCGCCCGGGTGGGAGCTCGACGTCGACGCCGTCGCGGACGCGGTCACCGACGACACCGCCGTCGTGGTGCTCGCCAACCCGAACAACCCGACCGGGCGCTACCACCCGGAGGAGACGGTCCGGGAGCTGTACGACGTCGCCGCCGAGCACGACGCCTACCTGCTCTCCGACGAGGTGTACCGCCTGCTCGCCGAGGAGCCCATCCCGCCAGCGGCGTCGTTCGGCGAGTGGGGCCTCTCGACGGCGAGCCTCACGAAGGCGTACGGGCTGGCGGGCACACGGTTCGGCTGGCTCGTCGGCGACGAGTCGGTGGTCGAGGCGGCCTGGGAGTGGAAGGACTACACGACCGTCTCGCCGTCCATCTTCGGCCAGCACGTCGCCCGGCAGGCGCTCGGGGAGGCCGAGGACGGGATCCTGCGGGAGAACCGCGAACTGGCCCGGAAGCACCACGACATCGTCGTCGAGTGGCTCGACGAGCACGGCCTCGACTGGCACGACCCGGTGGGCGTCAACGGCTTCGTGACGGTCCCCGACGGGTTCGACGGCTCGCGGGAGTTCTGCCGGACGGTGGTCGAGGAGGCGTCCGTCGTGCTCGCGCCGGGCGACGCCTTCGGCCACGACGGCTACTTCCGAATCGGCTTCGGCCTGCCGACCGACGAACTGGAGGACGGACTCGATCGCGTGGGGGACGTCATCGCGGAGTGA
- a CDS encoding translation initiation factor IF-5A: MPREQKQVRELQEGSYVMMDDSPCKINHYSTAKPGKHGSAKARVEGKGVFDEKKRSLSQPVDAKVWVPIIERKQGQVVSVSGNDAQVMDLDTYETFTMRVPEGEDFSPDQNIEYLEYEGQRKVLG, encoded by the coding sequence ATGCCGAGAGAGCAGAAGCAGGTCCGGGAACTCCAGGAAGGGAGCTACGTCATGATGGACGACTCCCCCTGCAAGATCAACCACTACAGCACGGCCAAGCCGGGCAAACACGGCAGCGCCAAGGCTCGCGTCGAGGGGAAGGGCGTCTTCGACGAGAAGAAGCGTAGCCTGAGCCAGCCGGTCGACGCGAAGGTGTGGGTCCCCATCATCGAGCGGAAGCAGGGCCAGGTCGTCTCCGTCTCCGGCAATGACGCGCAGGTGATGGACCTCGACACCTACGAGACGTTCACGATGCGCGTCCCGGAGGGCGAGGACTTCTCGCCGGACCAGAACATCGAGTACCTCGAGTACGAGGGCCAGCGGAAGGTCCTCGGGTAG
- a CDS encoding agmatinase family protein — MTLPFPGARAAGDGTDAVTNDADSADPVDDADAADYLVVGAPLDATTTFEPGTRFGPERVRRFARTFDDYDRRTDSRFSEAAVHDAGDVPAWDDVPAYLDHLTAELRAAAIDDAVPLAVGGEHTVTWAGVRATEPDVLVVLDAHLDLREAYDGNPLSHACVVRRCLDGGPDGNHADGRRDDADHHTVDEVVVVGARTGSREEWERAGADDVTVVPPEDAGEWSELAPDLDGRDVYLSVDVDGADPGFAPGTGTMEPFGLHPCEMRDVVRGVAGRCVGFDVVEVNDRDDGQAAALAGKLLREFVLSHRADSNR, encoded by the coding sequence GTGACCCTCCCGTTCCCGGGCGCGCGGGCGGCCGGCGACGGGACCGACGCAGTCACGAACGACGCCGACAGCGCAGACCCCGTCGACGATGCCGACGCCGCCGACTACCTCGTCGTCGGCGCGCCGCTCGACGCGACGACCACGTTCGAACCGGGGACGCGTTTCGGACCCGAACGCGTCCGCCGCTTCGCGAGGACGTTCGACGACTACGACCGCCGCACCGACTCGCGCTTCTCCGAGGCGGCGGTCCACGACGCCGGGGACGTCCCCGCCTGGGACGACGTCCCGGCGTACCTCGACCACCTGACCGCCGAACTCCGAGCGGCCGCCATCGACGACGCCGTCCCGCTCGCGGTCGGCGGCGAACACACCGTCACCTGGGCCGGCGTCCGCGCGACCGAACCGGACGTCCTCGTCGTCCTCGACGCCCACCTCGACCTCCGCGAGGCGTACGACGGCAACCCGTTGAGCCACGCCTGCGTCGTCCGCCGCTGCCTCGACGGCGGCCCGGACGGGAACCACGCCGACGGGCGCCGCGACGACGCCGACCACCACACCGTCGACGAGGTCGTGGTCGTCGGCGCTCGCACCGGTTCCCGGGAGGAGTGGGAGCGCGCTGGGGCTGACGACGTGACCGTCGTTCCGCCGGAGGACGCCGGTGAGTGGTCGGAACTCGCCCCCGACCTCGACGGCCGGGACGTCTACCTCTCGGTCGACGTCGACGGCGCGGATCCGGGGTTCGCGCCCGGCACCGGAACGATGGAGCCGTTCGGCCTGCACCCCTGCGAGATGCGGGACGTCGTCCGCGGGGTTGCGGGTCGCTGCGTCGGCTTCGACGTCGTCGAGGTGAACGACCGCGACGACGGGCAGGCGGCGGCGCTGGCCGGGAAGCTGTTGCGGGAGTTCGTCCTCTCCCACCGGGCCGATTCGAATCGGTAA
- a CDS encoding Nif3-like dinuclear metal center hexameric protein gives MDRPEFVARLDEELDTAAYADLDASPNGLQVGSAAGEVERVAFAVDAAVATAEAAVAAGADALVTHHGIVWGGLDRVTDGAYERVAPLVREDVALYVSHLPLDGHQELGNAAGVADVLGLTGRAPFGELGPEYVGQRGTLPEPRAAADVAATLDGELDHAGEGVRVLDFGPDRIEDVAVVTGSGSDWLDEAVEAGADALVTGEGKGKVYHEAREAGLTVFLAGHYATETFGVRSLRDLVDGWGPETSYVDHPTGL, from the coding sequence ATGGACCGCCCGGAGTTCGTCGCCCGACTCGACGAGGAACTGGACACCGCAGCCTACGCAGACCTCGACGCCAGCCCGAACGGGCTCCAGGTCGGGTCGGCGGCGGGCGAGGTCGAACGCGTCGCGTTCGCCGTCGACGCCGCGGTCGCGACCGCCGAGGCGGCCGTGGCCGCCGGCGCGGACGCGCTGGTCACCCACCACGGCATCGTCTGGGGCGGGCTGGACCGCGTGACCGACGGGGCGTACGAGCGCGTCGCGCCGCTGGTCCGCGAGGACGTCGCGCTGTACGTCTCACACCTCCCGCTGGACGGCCACCAGGAACTGGGCAACGCCGCCGGCGTCGCCGACGTGCTGGGGCTGACCGGCCGGGCCCCGTTCGGCGAACTCGGCCCGGAGTACGTCGGGCAGCGCGGGACGCTTCCGGAGCCGAGGGCGGCCGCCGACGTCGCAGCGACCCTCGATGGGGAACTGGACCACGCGGGCGAGGGCGTGCGGGTGCTCGACTTCGGCCCGGACCGGATCGAGGACGTCGCCGTCGTCACCGGAAGCGGGAGCGACTGGCTGGACGAGGCGGTCGAGGCCGGCGCGGACGCGCTCGTCACCGGCGAGGGGAAGGGGAAGGTGTACCACGAGGCCAGGGAGGCCGGACTCACCGTGTTCCTCGCGGGCCACTACGCGACCGAGACGTTCGGCGTCCGCAGCCTCCGGGACCTCGTCGACGGCTGGGGGCCGGAGACGAGCTACGTCGACCACCCGACCGGGCTGTGA